One genomic window of Pecten maximus chromosome 3, xPecMax1.1, whole genome shotgun sequence includes the following:
- the LOC117323634 gene encoding crt homolog 2-like, whose protein sequence is MSPTLTSFIGRFLVCFLTCGIILTLSTSTIFTPLWLDSISPGNITANGSSTDSFRHVDGFSIIFQVNLVFLLLSGIIVLYLKLCSNQLTSANQSFPKLQFFWIGFADALSSIFSVYASGGKRTAPYLQAIAINLAIPVTFIIRYILLKKHPTPRKAIAALTVLVAEFIALIPSIFPSLQSTEAREEDGGAKGIAGVLWPLCYTLAYIPQGVVNVVIERSTKSQMRTHTGELDHVHPFYLMFWSFLFCSLSMIALFWTDILPGFGMTDDITDFGNVFLFNLKCFVGLDHCRTDMYLFAWACILAMFTNRILVILFLRFSEGANYLVVIQSLQTPVVLLFWTLFQEHPFRWNPEGHLSTWLSIVAVAIILPAIYVYNKSDMESSDKQNYQLLPDNITYQSIQADSPNGSEYSYPVSFPDESATE, encoded by the exons ATGTCACCAACTTTGACTTCATTTATTGGCCGATTCCTTGTGTGTTTTTTGACATGTGGAATTATTCTGACATTGTCGACGTCAACCATTTTTACACCTCTCTGGCTCGACTCCATTTCACCAGGGAACATCACGGCAAATGGCAGTAGTACAGACAGCTTCCGACACGTAGATGGATTCAGCATTATATTCCAAGTGAACTTGGTCTTCCTTCTTTTGAGTGGTATCATTGTTTTGTATCTGAAATTATGTTCCAATCAATTAACAAGTGCTAATCAATCATTTCCCAAGCTGCAGTTTTTCTGGATAGGATTTGCTGATGCTCTTTCGTCTATTTTTTCGGTGTACGCATCCGGTGGTAAAAGAACAGCACCGTACTTACAGGCCATAGCAATTAATTTAGCCATTCCTGTCACATTTATTATCAG atatattCTGCTGAAGAAACATCCCACACCAAGGAAGGCAATTGCTGCATTGACTGTACTTGTAGCAGAGTTCATAGCCTTGATTCCCTCCATATTTCCGTCCCTTCAGAGTACAGAAGCCAGAGAGGAAGATGGAGGAGCTAAGGGCATAGCAGGAGTGCTTTGGCCCCTGTGTTATACATTGGCCTAT atACCGCAAGGTGTTGTAAATGTTGTAATAGAACGGTCAACTAAATCTCAAATGAGAACTCACACTGGAGAGCTTGACCATGTCCATCCATTTTACCTTATGTTTTGGAGCTTTCTCTTTTGTTCCCTGAGTATGATAGCTCTTTTCTGGACAGACATCTTACCTGGTTTTGGTATGACCGATGACATTACAGATTTTGGAAATGT ATTCCTGTTCAATCTAAAATGTTTTGTGGGGCTGGATCACTGTAGAACGGACATGTACCTTTTTGCATGGGCATGTATACTTGCCATGTTTACAAACAGAATCCTAGTCATTCTGTTTCTACGTTTTTCTGAAGGGGCCAATTATCTAGTTGTCATACAG AGTCTACAGACACCGGTGGTACTGCTGTTTTGGACATTGTTCCAGGAACATCCTTTCCGGTGGAACCCTGAAGGTCATTTATCTACATGGCTGAGCATTGTGGCAGTGGCCATTATACTGCCTGCAATCTATGTTTACAATAAGAG TGATATGGAGTCCTCAGACAAACAAAATTACCAACTGTTACCAGACAATATCACCTATCAAAGTATACAGGCCGACTCTCCAAATGGATCTGAATACTCCTACCCTGTTTCTTTCCCTGATGAATCTGCCACAGAATGA